Proteins encoded within one genomic window of Episyrphus balteatus chromosome 1, idEpiBalt1.1, whole genome shotgun sequence:
- the LOC129906562 gene encoding rab GDP dissociation inhibitor beta — MNDEYDAIVLGTGLKECILSGMLSVSGKKVLHIDRNKYYGGESASITPLDELYQRFNQSGEPGPEFGRGRDWNVDLIPKFLMANGQLVKLLIHTGVTRYLEFKSIEGSYVYKGGKISKVPVDQKEALASDLMGMFEKRRFRNFLVYVQDFKEDDPKTWKDFDPSKSNMQALYDKFGLDKNTQDFTGHALALFRDDEYLNEPAANTIRRIKLYSDSLARYGKSPYLYPMYGLGELPQGFARLSAIYGGTYMLDKPIDEIVLGEGGKVVGVRSGDEIAKCKQVYCDPSYVPDKVRRTGQVIRCICILDHPIPNTKDALSTQIIIPQKQVGRKSDIYVSLVSYTHQVAAKGWFLGMVSTTVETDNPEAEIKPGLDLFEPITKKFVTISDYLEPINDGTDSQVFISTSYDATTHFETTCLDVLDIFKRGTGEEFDFSKIKHELGDEEQ; from the exons ATGAATGATGAATATGATGCCATCGTCCTCGGTACTGGTCTAAAAGAATGCATTCTAAGTGGAATGTTATCGGTGTCTGGAAAAAAAGTACTGCACATTGACCGAAATAAGTATTACGGTGGTGAATCGGCATCCATTACTCCGTTGGATGAACTCTATCAACGATTTAACCAATCTGGAGAACCAGGTCCTGAATTTGGACGAGGACGTGATTGGAATGTAGACCTTATCCCTAAATTTCTAATGGCCAATGGTCAATTGGTAAAATTACTTATCCATACGGGTGTGACTCGTTACTTGGAGTTTAAGTCTATCGAGGGAAGTTACGTTTACAAGGGgggaaaaatttccaaagtacCCGTTGATCAGAAAGAAGCTCTTGCTTCCGATTTAATgg GAATGTTTGAAAAGCGTCGTTTCAGAAATTTCCTCGTCTACGTTCAGGATTTCAAAGAGGATGATCCAAAAACATGGAAAGATTTCGATCCTTCGAAATCAAATATGCAGGCTCTCTATGACAAATTTGGTTTGGATAAAAACACTCAGGACTTTACTGGACACGCTTTGGCCCTATTTCGTGATGATGAATATCTTAATGAGCCAGCGGCGAACACTATTCGTCGCATTAAATTGTATTCCGACTCTTTGGCACGATATGGCAAATCCCCATATCTGTACCCTATGTACGGATTAGGTGAATTACCTCAAGGATTTGCACGTTTGTCAGCCATTTATGGAGGCACTTACATGCTTGATAAGCCAATCGATGAAATCGTTCTTGGAGAAGGTGGCAAAGTGGTTGGCGTACGCTCCGGCGATGAAATAGCCAAGTGCAAACAAGTTTATTGTGATCCTAGCTATGTTCCAGATAAG GTTCGCAGAACTGGACAAGTCATTAGATGCATCTGTATATTGGATCATCCAATCCCGAATACCAAAGATGCTTTATCTACTCAAATAATCATTCCGCAAAAACAAGTTGGTCGCAAGTCTGATATTTATGTATCGTTAGTGAGTTACACACACCAGGTTGCTGCCAAAGGCTGGTTCCTGGGTATGGTGTCAACAACTGTTGAGACCGATAACCCAGAAGCCGAAATTAAACCTGGACTAGATCTCTTTGAGCCAATAACAAAGAAATTCGTTACAATTTCCGATTATTTGGAGCCCATTAATGATGGTACTGATTCACaagtttttatttcaacatCCTATGATGCAACAACACATTTTGAGACCACATGCTTAGATGTGTTGGATATTTTCAAGCGTGGTACTGGTGAAGAATTTGATTTCTCTAAAATTAAGCATGAATTGGGTGACGAGGAGCAGTAA
- the LOC129916580 gene encoding STING ER exit protein: MPKVVSRSIVCSDSKDQEEYNDEKPLNIYYCLCGKLSLILDCDIQKLPLRSTDGARVIDGKLRAHKLTYNVDETVYIDRGEKGIERQFRLHCKSCNLPVYYRHVPDSPVTFILKGALVKTKNETQIRSLKQSEDIIPDPNEAGPSQKIMVTRHTKNMGKFSSVTVSTIDEEEDEIEAREVADSYANNARIIEKQLLRKGGKLTDVGARTKINDEVPAKKTRGTLLDI; encoded by the exons atgccaaaagTAGTATCACGTAGTATTGTATGTTCTGATTCTAAAGATCAAGAAGAATATAATGATGAAAAGCCTTTAAATATATATTACTGTCTTTGTGGGAAGCTGTCTCTGATTTTGG ACTGTGACATCCAGAAATTGCCTCTTAGATCGACCGATGGAGCTAGAGTTATAGACGGCAAACTAAGAGCACACAAATTAACATACAACGTTGATGAAACAGTTTACATAGATCGTGGAGAGAAGGGAATTGAAAGGCAGTTTCGATTACAT TGTAAATCCTGCAATCTACCTGTTTACTACCGACACGTTCCTGATTCACCTgtcacatttattttaaaaggagCTTTAGTTAAAACCAAAAACGAAACTCAGATAAGATCTTTGAAACAGTCAGAAGATATTATTCCAGATCCAAACGAAGCAGGCCCCTCACAAAAGATTATGGTAACGCGTCACACAAAGAATATGGGAAAATTCAGTTCAGTCACTGTATCAACGATTGATGAAGAGGAAGACGAGATCGAGGCG aGAGAAGTTGCTGATAGTTATGCTAATAATGCTAGAATAATTGAAAAACAGTTACTCAGAAAAGGCGGTAAACTCACAGATGTAGGAGCAAGAACCAAAATAAATGATGAAGTACCAGCCAAAAAAACACGTGGAACCCTTTTAGATATTTAG